A stretch of Gossypium hirsutum isolate 1008001.06 chromosome A06, Gossypium_hirsutum_v2.1, whole genome shotgun sequence DNA encodes these proteins:
- the LOC107962720 gene encoding uncharacterized protein, protein MSAALDPVDWLLFSLSRAFRSPLAVFVQIQGCVICLTLAIGWAFAAYVRNREINRMKDAMKCGNSFAFLCHDINELEHTNQVNLPRVTVVMPLKGFGEHNLHNWKSQITSLYGGPLEFLFVVESTEDPAYHAVSRLIRDFKDDVDAKIIVAGLSTTCSQKIHNQLIGVERMHKDTKYVLFLDDDVRLHPGSIGALTAEMEKNPEIFIQTGYPLDLPSGSLGSYCIYEYHMPCSMGFATGGKTFFLWGGCMMMQADDFRRDNYGVVSGLRDGGYSDDMTLAAIAGAHKRLITSPPVAVFPHPLASDLSFSRYWNYLRKQTFVLESYISRVNWLMNRGLFSFHCYLSWGFVAPYFMAAVHIAAALQIYIKGYSYEETTCTTSGLLLASCLAICTLTELLSMWNLTRIEVQLCNMLSPEAPKLSLDYYNWSLIFVALLVDNFLYPISAFRSHFSQSINWSGIRYHLKNGKINKIERNKGRGPKFTDLGGKHLYGKKGAPPKASFLSSLARSLCQWHQPKKYEV, encoded by the exons ATGTCAGCGGCATTGGACCCTGTCGATTGGCTTCTCTTCTCTCTCAGTAGAGCTTTCCGTAGTCCTCTTGCTGTTTTTGTTCAGATCCAG GGATGTGTAATATGCTTGACTCTTGCTATTGGGTGGGCTTTTGCTGCTTATGTCAG GAACAGAGAGATCAATAGAATGAAGGATGCCATGAAATGTGGCAATAGCTTTGCTTTTTTGTGCCATGATATTAATGAACTTGAGCACACTAATCAGGTCAATCTACCAAGAGTTACAGTTGTGATGCCTTTAAAAGGTTTTGGAGAACATAATCTGCACAACTGGAAGAGTCAG ATCACATCTCTCTATGGTGGTCCTCTAGAATTTCTTTTTGTGGTGGAAAGTACTGAAGATCCTGCTTACCATGCTGTATCTCGGTTAATAAGGGATTTTAAG GATGATGTTGATGCTAAAATCATTGTGGCTGGTTTGTCAACAACCTGTAGTCAGAAAATACATAACCAGCTG ATTGGGGTGGAAAGAATGCATAAAGATACCAAGTATGTATTATTTTTGGATGATGATGTTAGGCTTCACCCTGGATCAATTGGAGCCCTCACTGCTGAGATGGAAAAGAATCCTGAG ATATTTATTCAAACTGGATACCCTCTTGATTTACCGTCTGGAAGTTTAGGGAGTTACTGCATCTATGAATACCATATG CCTTGCTCTATGGGATTTGCCACTGGTGGGAAAACATTTTTTCTTTGGGGAGGGTGTATGATG ATGCAAGCTGATGATTTTAGACGTGACAATTACGGTGTGGTCTCAGGACTTCGAGATGGTGGATACTCTGATGATATGACACTAGCTGCTATAGCGG GAGCCCACAAGAGGCTTATTACGTCCCCTCCTGTAGCTGTTTTTCCTCATCCTCTTGCAAGTGATCTCAGTTTCTCTAG GTACTGGAATTACTTGAGGAAGCAAACATTTGTTTTGGAATCATACATAAGCAGGGTTAATTGGCTAATGAATAGAGGACTGTTTTCATTCCATTGTTATCTTTCATGGGGATTTGTAGCACCATACTTCATGGCTGCAGTTCATATTGCAGCAGCATTACAAATCTATATCAAGGGTTATTCATATGAGGAAACAACCTGTACTACAAGTG GATTGTTACTAGCAAGTTGCTTAGCTATATGTACCCTTACGGAGCTACTTTCCATGTGGAACTTAACAAGGATTGAAGTTCAACTATGCAACATGTTATCCCCTGAGGCACCTAAGCTCTCACTTGATTATTACAACTGGAGCTTG ATATTTGTCGCATTGCTGGTTGATAACTTTCTATACCCTATCTCTGCCTTCCGATCTCATTTCTCTCAATCAATCAATTGGTCGGGTATTCGATATCACTTGAAGAATGGAAAAATAAACAAG ATTGAAAGGAACAAAGGTAGGGGACCAAAGTTCACAGACTTGGGAGGTAAGCATTTATATGGGAAAAAAGGAGCTCCTCCAAAAGCCTCATTCCTAAGCTCATTGGCGAGAAGTTTGTGTCAATGGCATCAACCCAAGAAATACGAGGTTTAG
- the LOC107962721 gene encoding senescence/dehydration-associated protein At3g51250 isoform X2 — MGCFRGKSSKASHDHPMQSSSTQPVVAYPENKNLKVEPLLQIPGCRVYLMEEGEALELGKGEFTLVRVLEENVPLAAIVKVGEDVQWPLTKDEPYDCRLMSSLDSFLKEHSCFSGATSTGDKHVDWKEYAPRIESYNNVLAKAIAGGTGQIVKGIFKCSNAYTSQVQKGGETILMQAPTASNNDYQRSRTTRKSSGAVNKSLKRVRKLSKMTEKMSKAMLGIVGAASGTVMAPLVSSKPGKAFLSMVPGEVLLASLDAVNKVLDAAEVAEKQAFSATSSAATRMMTDRFGERAGEATEDVLATAGHCAGAAWNIFKIRKAITPRSTATSGVLNNAAKYRSTKSY; from the exons ATGGGGTGTTTCAGGGGAAAGAGTTCCAAAGCTTCCCATGACCATCCCATGCAATCCTCCTCAACTCAACCTGTAGTTGCATACCCAGAAAACAAGAATCTGAAAGTAGAGCCTCTTTTGCAGATTCCAGGATGCAGGGTTTATCTGATGGAGGAAGGAGAAGCCTTGGAACTGGGCAAGGGTGAGTTCACACTTGTGCGGGTATTAGAAGAGAATGTTCCTCTTGCTGCCATCGTTAAAGTTGGGGAAGATGTTCAATGGCCTTTGACAAAAGATGAGCCG TATGATTGCAGGCTCATGAGCTCCTTGGATTCGTTTTTGAAGGAGCATTCATGCTTTTCTGGTGCAACTTCAACTGGGGATAAACATGTGGATTGGAAGGAGTATGCTCCCAGGATCGAATCTTATAACAATGTTTTGGCAAAGGCCATTGCTGGAGGGACTGGTCAGATTGTGAAGGGAATCTTCAAATGCAGCAATGCTTATACTAGCCAG GTTCAGAAAGGAGGAGAAACCATTTTAATGCAAGCTCCTACAGCAAGTAACAATGATTACCAACGCAGCAGGACCACAAGGAAGAGTAGTGGAGCTGTCAACAAAAGCCTAAAACG TGTGCGAAAGCTGTCCAAAATGACTGAAAAGATGAGCAAAGCAATGCTGGGCATAGTTGGTGCGGCTAGTGGAACAGTGATGGCACCTTTGGTTAGCTCCAAACCTGGGAAAGCTTTCTTATCCATGGTTCCAGGAGAAGTTCTTTTAGCTTCACTTGATGCTGTTA ACAAGGTTCTAGATGCAGCAGAGGTTGCTGAAAAGCAAGCTTTTTCTGCAACATCATCTGCAGCAACCAGAATGATGACTGATAg GTTTGGTGAAAGAGCTGGGGAGGCGACAGAAGATGTGCTAGCAACAGCAGGGCATTGTGCTGGTGCTGCTTGGAATATATTTAAGATAAGGAAGGCGATCACTCCCAGATCCACTGCCACATCAGGAGTATTGAACAATGCGGCCAAGTATAGAAGCACCAAATCTTATTAG
- the LOC107962721 gene encoding senescence/dehydration-associated protein At4g35985, chloroplastic isoform X1 — MGCFRGKSSKASHDHPMQSSSTQPVVAYPENKNLKVEPLLQIPGCRVYLMEEGEALELGKGEFTLVRVLEENVPLAAIVKVGEDVQWPLTKDEPVVKLDSFHYLFSLPMKDGNPLSYGVTFSGQYDCRLMSSLDSFLKEHSCFSGATSTGDKHVDWKEYAPRIESYNNVLAKAIAGGTGQIVKGIFKCSNAYTSQVQKGGETILMQAPTASNNDYQRSRTTRKSSGAVNKSLKRVRKLSKMTEKMSKAMLGIVGAASGTVMAPLVSSKPGKAFLSMVPGEVLLASLDAVNKVLDAAEVAEKQAFSATSSAATRMMTDRFGERAGEATEDVLATAGHCAGAAWNIFKIRKAITPRSTATSGVLNNAAKYRSTKSY; from the exons ATGGGGTGTTTCAGGGGAAAGAGTTCCAAAGCTTCCCATGACCATCCCATGCAATCCTCCTCAACTCAACCTGTAGTTGCATACCCAGAAAACAAGAATCTGAAAGTAGAGCCTCTTTTGCAGATTCCAGGATGCAGGGTTTATCTGATGGAGGAAGGAGAAGCCTTGGAACTGGGCAAGGGTGAGTTCACACTTGTGCGGGTATTAGAAGAGAATGTTCCTCTTGCTGCCATCGTTAAAGTTGGGGAAGATGTTCAATGGCCTTTGACAAAAGATGAGCCGGTTGTGAAGCTTGATTCCTTTCACTACCTCTTTTCCTTGCCCATGAAAGATGGGAATCCTCTGAGTTATGGAGTGACCTTTTCGGGACAGTATGATTGCAGGCTCATGAGCTCCTTGGATTCGTTTTTGAAGGAGCATTCATGCTTTTCTGGTGCAACTTCAACTGGGGATAAACATGTGGATTGGAAGGAGTATGCTCCCAGGATCGAATCTTATAACAATGTTTTGGCAAAGGCCATTGCTGGAGGGACTGGTCAGATTGTGAAGGGAATCTTCAAATGCAGCAATGCTTATACTAGCCAG GTTCAGAAAGGAGGAGAAACCATTTTAATGCAAGCTCCTACAGCAAGTAACAATGATTACCAACGCAGCAGGACCACAAGGAAGAGTAGTGGAGCTGTCAACAAAAGCCTAAAACG TGTGCGAAAGCTGTCCAAAATGACTGAAAAGATGAGCAAAGCAATGCTGGGCATAGTTGGTGCGGCTAGTGGAACAGTGATGGCACCTTTGGTTAGCTCCAAACCTGGGAAAGCTTTCTTATCCATGGTTCCAGGAGAAGTTCTTTTAGCTTCACTTGATGCTGTTA ACAAGGTTCTAGATGCAGCAGAGGTTGCTGAAAAGCAAGCTTTTTCTGCAACATCATCTGCAGCAACCAGAATGATGACTGATAg GTTTGGTGAAAGAGCTGGGGAGGCGACAGAAGATGTGCTAGCAACAGCAGGGCATTGTGCTGGTGCTGCTTGGAATATATTTAAGATAAGGAAGGCGATCACTCCCAGATCCACTGCCACATCAGGAGTATTGAACAATGCGGCCAAGTATAGAAGCACCAAATCTTATTAG